The region GCACCGTTCCGGCCTGTGCAAGATCCCCCTGCAAGAGGTACGATTCAGCCAGCATGACGCGGACAGCCAGCTCGTCGTCGCGGGTGAGCGCAGACGGTGTATGCAGCAGGGGCGCCAGGAGGTCGATGGTCGCTACCGCCTGCCCACGCTCGAGCGCGGTGTTGGCGCGGGCGATGACCGGCTGCAGCGCTGCATTAGCCACGGCCCCGAGTATACAAGGTATCCACAGGGCATAATCCTTACAGCGATATGGAGTTGACCGTAGGTAGCCGGACCGATACCGGTCCGCGCAAAATGAATCAAGACCACTTCGGCTGGTGGCCGGATCTCGGCCTGTTTGTGGTCGCCGACGGCATGGGCGGGCACAATGCCGGCGAGGTCGCCTCCCAGCTGGCCGTCGCGGCGATCCACCAGTTCATTGCCGACAGCGCCGCCGGAGCCGACGTCACCTGGCCGTTTGGCATCGAGGTGGCCCAGTCGCTCGACATCAACCGCCTGACGACTGCGGTCCGGCTGGCCAATCGCAAGGTCTACGCCGAGGGGTCGCGCCACGCCGAGTTAAGCGGCATGGGTACGACGGTGGTGGCGGCCCTGGTCAGCGGCGACCGCTTGACCCTGGCCAGCGTCGGCGACAGCCGGATCTACCGGCTCCGCGATGGCAACCTCGAGCAGTTGACGAAAGACGACACCTGGCTGGCCTCGGTGCTGGGGGCCAAGGAAGCCGAAGATGCCGACCCCGCGCACCCGCTGCGCCATGTGCTCACCAGCGTGGTCGGCACCCGTGATGATGTGAAGCCGGGCGCGAGAGAAGAGCAGTTGGTGCGCGGCGATACCTTCGTCCTGTGCTCCGACGGCGTGCATG is a window of Acidobacteriota bacterium DNA encoding:
- a CDS encoding protein phosphatase 2C domain-containing protein, whose translation is MELTVGSRTDTGPRKMNQDHFGWWPDLGLFVVADGMGGHNAGEVASQLAVAAIHQFIADSAAGADVTWPFGIEVAQSLDINRLTTAVRLANRKVYAEGSRHAELSGMGTTVVAALVSGDRLTLASVGDSRIYRLRDGNLEQLTKDDTWLASVLGAKEAEDADPAHPLRHVLTSVVGTRDDVKPGAREEQLVRGDTFVLCSDGVHGRLDSAAIAEVLMGASTAPDQATRLVDEALTRGSSDNATALVIAVS